Proteins from one Triticum aestivum cultivar Chinese Spring chromosome 7A, IWGSC CS RefSeq v2.1, whole genome shotgun sequence genomic window:
- the LOC123148352 gene encoding homeobox-leucine zipper protein ROC8-like, which produces MDFGDHQQGGSDSQQQLQERRKRQRRHAQEQVQKLEESYKKYDHPNEIQCAQLGRELGLETKQVRSWFQNHRTQIKIEHERLENRFLRWENTSLRSEIMAVREALKNSATCPHCVLKDCIDQQELNRENARLKAGLLHCTTSFQDEP; this is translated from the exons aTGGACTTCGGCGACCACCAGCAGGGGGGCTCCGACAGCCAGCAGCAGCTGCAGGAGCGCCGGAAGCGCCAACGCCGCCACGCACAGGAGCAGGTCCAGAAGTTGGAGGA GTCGTACAAGAAGTACGACCACCCCAATGAGATCCAGTGCGCTCAGCTTGGACGCGAGCTTGGTCTGGAGACCAAGCAGGTCAGATCCTGGTTCCAGAACCACCGGACACAGATCAAG ATTGAGCACGAGCGGCTGGAGAACCGCTTCCTCCGCTGGGAGAACACAAGTCTCCGCTCCGAGATCATGGCAGTGCGGGAGGCGCTCAAGAACTCCGCCACCTGCCCCCACTGCGTCCTCAAGGACTGCATCGACCAGCAGGAGCTCAATCGGGAGAACGCTCGCCTCAAGGCGGGGCTCCTCCACTGCACCACATCTTTCCAAGATGAACCCTAG